AAGACTTCTCCCGTCCAGTACACGATGACCGCCCCTCCTCTCAACACGCTGCTGTCGCTGATTCTGCTCGTCCGTCCCGCTTTCACTCGGCCCTCGTTCTGCCGCTTCCTCACCTTGTTTGCTGGCTGGGTGAGTACCCGTGGGTTACATGCAGTCACCGAAGCCTTGGTGTCCGCGGGTGTCTCTGGAGTACGCCACCACGCGGGCTTCCATCGCTTCTTCTCGCGAGCACGCTGGAGCATCGACCAGGTGGGTCGACTGCTTTTGCTGCACCTGGCGGCACTTACACCGGGACCACTGCGCCTGGCGCTCGATGACACCCTGTGCACCCACAAGGGGCCCAAGGTTTTCGGTCTGGGTGTGCACATCGACCCCGTGCGCTCGACTCGAC
This DNA window, taken from Cystobacter ferrugineus, encodes the following:
- a CDS encoding transposase, whose protein sequence is MTAPPLNTLLSLILLVRPAFTRPSFCRFLTLFAGWVSTRGLHAVTEALVSAGVSGVRHHAGFHRFFSRARWSIDQVGRLLLLHLAALTPGPLRLALDDTLCTHKGPKVFGLGVHIDPVRSTR